In the Arachis ipaensis cultivar K30076 chromosome B10, Araip1.1, whole genome shotgun sequence genome, one interval contains:
- the LOC107620181 gene encoding uncharacterized protein LOC107620181: MQRSSSISSSSVDAPTPRCHCGVTSPIRTAWRSDYPGRRFYGCSGYGTSRKCSFFQWYDPEPPARYSDVIRRLLETNECIRSENTELKKTRQELLDELRRLQQSVHETRAELEAAVAASTAMEDNMLASVVMTRRRGVVIIVLISMIVLLVLFPDRSR; the protein is encoded by the coding sequence ATGCAGAGATCCTCCTCCATAAGCTCGTCCTCCGTCGATGCACCGACGCCTCGCTGTCACTGTGGCGTGACATCGCCAATCAGAACCGCTTGGAGATCTGACTATCCAGGCAGAAGGTTTTATGGATGTTCTGGGTACGGAACCAGCAGGAAATGCTCGTTCTTTCAGTGGTACGATCCAGAGCCGCCGGCTCGTTATTCCGATGTCATTCGCAGGTTGCTGGAAACAAACGAGTGCATTAGAAGCGAGAACACAGAGTTGAAGAAGACAAGACAAGAACTCCTAGACGAGCTGCGTCGTTTGCAACAGAGTGTGCATGAAACAAGGGCAGAGCTCGAGGCTGCCGTTGCAGCCTCTACGGCCATGGAAGACAACATGCTTGCGAGTGTCGTGATGACGAGGAGGCGTGGAGTTGTGATCATCGTGCTGATATCCATGATCGTCTTGTTGGTTCTTTTTCCCGATCGAAGTCGCTAG